The genomic window GAGCATATTTCTGCTTATATGTTAAAAGTCGAGAAACAAACGGTGTTTTACAATCGTAAAAAGAAGGGCACGTTATCTTTGCCGCCAGAAGAAGATGATGTTGCCATGTATGATTTGTTAACGGAAACGACAAAAGCCCATGGTCTCTACCAGTATGAATTAAGCAATTTTGGTAAGCCTGGCTATGAAAGCAAACACAATTTAGTTTATTGGAATAACCGCTCGTATGCAGGGTTCGGGGCAGGAGCTTCAGGCTATGAAGATCGCATCCGCTATCAAAATAGTAATCCAATCCAGAAGTATATTGATGCAATAAACGAGAAAGGCAACGCTAAATATCGAACGCATAATGTTTCAACAGCAGAATGGTTGGAGGAAGCAGTGTTCTTAGGGTTAAGAAAGAGAGAAGGTATTCATAAAAAGCAATTTTATAATCAATACGGCTATGAGCTAGATGCGCTTTTCAAAGAAGAAATAGCGATAGGCACACGAAGAGGCTTGTTGGAAAACGGAATCGACTACCTGTCGTTAACAGAAGAAGGATTACTGCTAGCAAATGAAGCATTTGAATTATTTGTGGCTTCACTAGATGAGTCTGTTTATTCATAGTAAAAACATGTTTTTTAATTGACAAAAGAGGTGCCTTTTGATAGTGTAACTATAGCATTAGCACTCAACAGCATAGAGTGCTAACAGGGAGGTGCTAGGAATGTTGACTGAAAGACAACTCTTGATCTTACATGCAATCGTTGACGACTATGTACGTTCCGCTGAGCCAGTTGGTTCTAGAAGCATCTCTAAGCGTGCTGATGTCCAATTCAGCTCAGCTACGATACGGAATGAAATGGCCGACTTAGAAGAACTTGGTTTTCTTGATAAACCGCATAGTTCTGCCGGACGAGTTCCTTCTCAAAAGGGCTATCGTTACTATGTAGACCATTTACTCTCCCCACATCGATTAACAGTTGCTGAACGATCGAGGCTTTCAACGATTGCTTCAGCGAAAATACAAGCGATTGAAGAAGTGTTTCAAGAGTCGGCACGAATCCTTTCAGAAATGACGAGCTATGTATCGATTGTTTTAGGTTCAGAGCTATTAAATGAGCGCCTGCAAAAGATCCAAATTGTTCCGCTTGAAGGAATGAAAGCCATCGTTATTTTAATTAGCGAAACAGGCCATATTGAAAACCATATTGTGCAATTAGATGAACACGTAACGACAGAAGATCTAGAGCGAACAGTCAATCTATTGAATGAACGTTTACGTGGTGTTGCATTCTCGCAGTTGCAACAGAAGATCCACCTTGAACTAAATCATTTATTTAAAGCGCATGTAAGAAACTATAAACAAGTATTAGGTATGCTTGAACCAACACTTTCGCCAGCTATTACAGAAAAACTGATCTTTTCGGGCCGGTCGAATTTAATGGAGCAGCCAGAATTTCAAGATATTGAAAAGATGAGAATGGTATACAAAGCGCTTGAGGAAGAAACATTGCTTTATGACTGGTTGAAAACACAACATGTGAATGGTTTGAATGTTTCAATTGGAAATGAAAATCAGCTAAAGGCACTTGATGAATGTAGTATCGTTACGGCATCTTTTGCGATAAATGGGCAGCATGTTGGCACATTAGGTGTCATTGGTCCAACCCGCATGGAATATCGCCGAATGTTAAAAGTAGTCGATTCATTATCGAAAAACATGTCAAAGCTACTAACGGATCACTAAACGTACATGTCTAAGTAGTGGTGTAAGCTGCTACTTAACATACATAAAAACGCAAGAGCAAGAATGATTGCATCTTGTGAACATTTTTTGATATCCTGACGAAGGGTAGCAAGAGATGTACATGAGTATTGATTTTAGCAGGAGGTGAACAAGATGCCAGAGCAAAACAAAAAAGAAGCTGAAGAAAAGCAAGAACATGGCACTGAAGAAGTAGTAGAAGAACATCATTCTGATGAACAAATGGATGAACAGAGTGATGTTCAAGAAGAACAAGAAGCTGAAGTTGTTCATCCTCTTGAAGTAGAATTAAAAGAAGCAAATGATCGACTCGCTCGAACGAAAGCTGATTATGACAACTTCAGAAGAAGAACAAAAGAAGAGCGTGAAGCTCAGCTTAAATATAAATCACAAGGGTTAATTGAGAGTCTATTACCAGCTCTTGATAACTTTGAGCGTGCCCTTGCTGTAGAGCCGCAAAGTGATGAAGCAAAACAACTTCTTCAAGGAATGGAAATGGTATACCGTCAAATTGAAGAAGCGCTGCAAAATGAAGGTGTAACGGTCATTCCAACAGAGGGAGAAACATTTGATCCTCATTTGCACCAAGCAGTGATGCAAGTGGAAGAAGAGGGTTACGAAAGTAATCAAATTGTTGCTGAGCTACAAAAAGGATATCAATTAAAAGATCGTGTCATTCGCCATTCAATGGTTAAAGTGAATTCATAGGCTTAGGAGGAAAAGAGTTATGAGTAAAATTATTGGAATTGACTTAGGTACAACAAACTCATGTGTAGCAGTAATGGAAGGTGGAGAAGCAACGGTTATCCCGAATCCAGAAGGTAACCGTACAACACCATCTGTTGTTGCTTTTAAAGATGGGGAGCGTCTAGTAGGGGAAGTGGCGAAACGCCAAGCGATTACAAATCCGAACACAGTGATCTCCATTAAGCGTCATATGGGTACAGATTACAAAGTGGAAGTAGAAGGTAAAAGCTACTCTCCACAAGAACTTTCTGCGATTATTTTACAAAAACTTAAATCAGATGCAGAAGCATACTTAGGTGAAAAAGTTACAAAAGCTGTTATTACGGTTCCAGCTTATTTCAACGATTCTCAGCGTCAAGCAACAAAGGATGCTGGTAAAATTGCTGGTCTAGAAGTAGATCGTATTGTCAATGAGCCAACTGCCGCAGCGCTTGCTTACGGTTTAGAAAAAGAAGAAGATCAAACGATTCTTGTTTACGACCTTGGTGGCGGTACATTTGACGTATCGATTCTTGAACTAGGCGATGGTTTCTTTGAAGTTAAAGCAACGTCTGGTGATAATAAGCTAGGTGGAGATGATTTTGATGATGTAATCATGGATCATCTTGTAGCAGAATTCAAAAAAGAAAACGGCATTGACTTATCACAAGATAAAATGGCTATGCAACGTTTAAAAGATGCGGCAGAAAAAGCGAAAAAAGATCTTTCTGGCGTTACACAAACTCAGATTTCGTTACCGTTTATTACAGCAGACTCTACTGGTCCAAAGCATTTAGAAATGAACTTAACTCGTGCGAAGTTTGATGAGATTTCAAGTGATCTTGTAGAACGTACTCTAGCACCAACCCGCCGTGCCCTTTCTGATGCTGGTCTTTCAGCTTCTGAAATTGACAAAGTTGTTCTTGTTGGTGGCTCTACTCGTATTCCTGCTGTACAAGAAGCGATTAAACGTTTAACAGGTAAAGACTCTCACAAAGGAGTAAATCCTGATGAAGTGGTTGCACTCGGTGCTGCGATCCAAGCAGGTGTTTTAACAGGTGATGTAAAAGACGTAGTTCTACTTGACGTTACACCATTATCTCTAGGTATTGAAACAATGGGTGGTGTATTTACGAAATTAATCGAGCGTAATACAACCATTCCTACATCTAAATCGCAAACATTCTCAACAGCCGCTGATAACCAGCCATCTGTAGATATACATGTGCTTCAAGGTGAACGTGAAATGGCAGCAGATAATAAAACTCTTGGTCGTTTCCAGTTAAACGATATCCCGCCAGCACCACGTGGTGTTCCACAAATCGAAGTAAGCTTTGATATTGATGCGAACGGTATCGTAAACGTAAAGGCGAAAGATCTTGGTACCAACAAGGAGCAATCCATTACCATTACATCTTCATCAGGTCTATCAGATGAAGACATCGAAAAAATGGTTCAAGATGCAGAAGAAAATGCAGAAGCCGATAAGAAGCGTCGCGAGCAAGTCGAACTTCGTAATGAAGCAGACCAGCTTGTATTCTCAACTGAAAAAACATTAACGGACCTTGGCGATAATGTGGATCAAGGTGAAAAAGAAAAAGCGGAAGCTGCAAAAGATAAGTTAAAAGCAGCACTTGAAAGTGATAATGAAGAAGAAATCAAAACCGCTAAAGACGAGCTCCAAGAAATTGTAACAGCTTTAACTACGAAAATGTATGAGCAAGCAGCACAAGCGGCACAGGCACAACAAGGCGCTGAAGGCGAAAACGCTGGCCAGCAAGATGATAATGTTGTCGATGCTGAATATGAAGAAGTAAATGACGACGAAAAGAAATAAGTGTCATGAGAAAAGTCAAAGTCAGTTTCAAGGGCTTTGACTTTTTTTTAAGAAGTCTTTTATGCCAGTTGCGCGAAAGACTTGACTGATGATAAGATGAACGTTATGTGAGAATAGGTAAAGCAGCGAGAATGCTTTGTAGTCGGGAGGAAAACCGTGAGTAAACGAGATTTTTATGAAGTGTTAGGTGTTAGCCAAAATGCTTCTGAAGACGAAGTGAAAAAAGCATACCGAAAATTAGCTCGCCAATACCACCCTGATGTGAATAAAGAAGAGGGTGCAGAAGCGAAATTTAAAGAAGTAAAAGAAGCGTATGATACATTAAGTGATCCGCAAAAGAAAGCACACTACGATCAGTTCGGTCATACAGATCCAAACCAAGGTTTTGGTGGGGCAGGAGCTGGTGATTTTGGTGGCTTTAGCGATATTTTTGACATGTTTTTCGGAGGTCAAGGTGGCGGAAGAAGAAATCCGAATGCCCCTAGACAAGGGAATGATCTTCAATACACAATGACACTTGAATTCAAAGAAGCTGTTTTTGGGAAAGAAACAGAGATTGAAATTCCACGGGAAGAGAACTGTGAAACGTGTGACGGCTCAGGGGCAAAGCCCGGAACTAAGCCTGAAACATGCTCACACTGTAAAGGTTCTGGCCAGCTAAATGTTGAGCAAAACACACCGTTTGGTCGTGTTGTGAATCGCCGCGTTTGTAACCATTGTGAAGGTACCGGAAAGATGATTAAAGATAAATGTACCACATGCCATGGTAAAGGAAAGGTTCGGAAGCGTAAAAAAATCAACGTAAAAGTACCAGCTGGTATTGATAACGGACAGCAGCTTCGTGTTTCTAGTCAAGGGGAAGCTGGAACAAATGGAGGTCCTGCAGGGGACTTGTATGTAGTGTTCCAAGTGAAAGAACATGAATTCTTTGAGCGTGAAGGCGAAGATATTTATTGCGAAGTTCCTCTAACGTTCCCACAAGTTGCCTTAGGCGACGAAATTGAGGTACCAACGTTAACGGGGAAAATTAAGCTGAAGATTCCAGCTGGCACTCAAACAGGAACGAACTTTAGGCTTAAAGGCAAGGGTGTACCAAATGTTCACGGTCGTGGCCAAGGAGATCAGCACGTACAGGTACGTGTTGTCACACCAAAAACATTAAACGAAAATGAGAAAGAATTGATGAGAGAATTCGCAGGTATGAGTGGCGGTCGTCCGGAAGAGCAAAATGACGGTTTTTTTGATAAATTGCGCCGCGCATTTAAAGGCGAGTAAGAAGGTAGTGAAGAGAAGGGATCCTTTTCTTCACTTCTTTTACGAGTGAAAACGAAAAGGTGGACAAACTGATGAAATGGGCAGAATTTCGCGTTCATACGACGCAAGAAGCGGTAGAACCCGTTTCAAACATCCTTCACGAAGAAGGCGCGGCAGGGGTTGCGATAGAAGATCCGAAAGATTTAGTAACCGAATGGAGCGTCAAGTTTGGTGAAGTTTATGAACTTTCTCCAGATGACTATCCAACAGAAGGCGTTATGATCAAAGCGTATTTCCCGATGAATGATTCATTTAAACGTACAATTGCGGAAGTTGAAGACCGAATTAAAGGCCTTGTAGCATTTGATATTCCAATTGCACCTGGAACGACAGGGTATGTAGAAGTAAACGATGATGATTGGGCAAACGCATGGAAAAAATACTATCACCCTGTTAAAGTAACGGATCAGATTGTCATTGTTCCTACTTGGGAAGACTATGATAAAAAAGATCATGAACTTATTATTGAACTGGACCCAGGTATGGCTTTTGGTACAGGAACTCATCCAACAACAGTACTTTCTTTACAAGCGTTAGAGAAAACTGTACAAAAAGGTGATGCGGTCATTGACGTTGGAACTGGGTCAGGCGTGCTCGCTCTCGCTGCATGGAAATTAGGGGCAGAAACGATACATGCGTATGATTTGGATGACGTTGCTGTAACGAGTGCAAGGGAAAACTTTAAACTGAACCAAGCGGAAAGTCTGATTAACATTAATCAAAATGACTTACTGAAAAATATTGAACCACATTCTGCTGAAATTGTTGTAGCGAATATTTTAGCAGAAGTAATTGTCACCTTCACAGATGATGCTTATCGAGTTGTAAAGCCGGGTGGTACTTTTATTACTTCAGGCATTATTGAACGCAAAGAACAACTAGTGAAAGATGCAATTGAAGCGTCAGGCTTTGCAATTGACTCCATTGAGCGTCAAGAAGGCTGGGTTGCAATTATCGCTAAAAAAGTCAGTGAGTGAGGTGGCGTATGCAGCGTTATTTTATCGCAAATGAACAAATGAGCGACACGCAGGTAACGGTAACAGGTGAAGATGCTGCTCATATTCGGAAAGTGATGCGAATGGTGGCGGGGGATGACATTATTTGTGTAAATAAAAGTGGTCGAGCTGTTGTAGCGACGATTACAGCACTTTCTGAGGATAAAGTGGATGGAGACATTCTTTACGAAGAAAGGAAACAAACCGATTTACCTGTTAATGTTACGCTTGCCCAAGGCTTGCCAAAAGGGGACAAATTTGAATTCATTATTCAAAAAGCCACGGAATTAGGTGTTCACGCAATCATTCCTTTTATTGCAGAACGGTCTATTGTAAAATGGGATGAGAAAAAAATGCAAAAAAAACTTGTTCGATTTGAGAAAATCGCTAAAGAGGCGGCAGAACAGTCCCATCGTTCCTCTGTGCCTACCATTTTCAGCCCTTTAAACAGACAATCGTTAGTAACTGATTTACATACATACGATCTTTGTTTAGTTTGTGATGAAGATGAGGCAAAACTAGGCCGAAAAGGCGTGTTAAAGGAGCAGCTAGAAAAAGTAGCACCTGGTATGCGCGTGTTGATCATTGTTGGTCCAGAAGGCGGGATGGCAAGACAAGAAGTGGATCAGTTAACGGAAGCAGGAGCCATTCCATGCAGCTTAGGTCCAAGAATTCTTAGAACAGAAACGGCGAGTTTATATATGCTAGCCGCACTCTCTTATCAAGTAGAATTATGAGGTGAAAGACATGTCAACCGTTGCGTTTCATACATTAGGTTGTAAAGTGAATCATTACGAAACAGAGGCTATCTGGCAACTGTTTAAGCAAGAAGGCTATGAAAAAGTAGAGTACGAAGAAACAGCAGACGTGTACGTGATTAATACATGTACCGTAACCAATACAGGGGATAAAAAGAGTAGACAAGTCATCCGTCGTGCAATCCGAAAAAATCCAGACGCTGTTATTTGTGTCACAGGCTGTTATGCGCAGACCTCTCCTGCTGAAATAATGGCGATTCCTGGTGTGGATGTTGTCGTTGGGACACAAGATCGTCCAAAGATGCTCGGTTATATTGAACAATATAAAAAAGAACGTCAGCCGATTAACGGTGTAGGAAATATAATGAAAACAAGGGTTTATGAGGAGTTAGACGTTCCTTCATTTACAGATCGTACAAGAGCATCTTTAAAGATTCAAGAAGGTTGTAATAACTTCTGTACATTCTGCATTATCCCGTGGGCGAGAGGGTTAATGCGTTCTCGTGACCCAGAAGAAGTTGTACGTCAAGCGACACAGCTTGTGGAAGCAGGCTACAAAGAGATCGTTTTAACAGGGATCCATACAGGTGGATACGGCGAAGATTTAAAAGATTATAGTCTTGCCCGTTTGCTAGAAGATTTAGAGACGGTTAAGGGCTTGAAGCGAATTCGCATTTCTTCAATAGAAGCGAGTCAGTTAACAGATGAAGTCATTGCTGTTATTGGGAAATCAACGAAAATTGTGCGCCACATGCATATTCCGCTTCAGTCAGGTTCTGATACAGTATTAAAGCGGATGCGTCGTAAATATACAATGACTGCTTTTGCAGAACGCATCACAAAATTAAAAGCGGTTTTACCCCGATTAGCGATTACGTCTGATGTGATTGTTGGTTTTCCTGGTGAAACAGAAGAAGAATTTCAAGAAACCTATGATTTCATTGCGGAGCATAAATTTAGTGAACTTCATGTGTTTCCTTATTCGATGAGAACGGGGACACCAGCTGCTCGAATGACAGATCAAGTAGAGGAAGAACTAAAAAACGAAAGAGTTCATCGTTTAATTGAACTATCAAACCAATTAGCGAAAGAATATGCATCTTCGTTTGAAAATGAAGTCTTAGAAGTTATACCGGAGGAACGGGATAAAGAAAACCCTGAAAGTGGTCTGTTTGTCGGTTATACAGATAATTACCTGAAAGTAAAGCTTGTTTGTGATGAGTCAATGATTGGTAAAATTGTGCGAGTGAAGCTTACTGAAGCAGGTTATCCCTTTAATAAAGGCGAATTTGTACGTGTGCTAGAAGATCACGAACAACTTGTTTAAACCAATAGAGACGAATGATCGTTTTAAAGATGAACCCTAAAGAACGAAACGGGTTCATCTTTTTTATGTACAAGTGGAGGGTATTTAATTGGATTGAACCATCTTTCCTTTTGATCTTAATGCTATTCGCTCTCCTTATAGATGATGATAAGAAAACGGTCTTATCCATATCAAAGCAGTTCGCTTATACTAAATGTAGTAAAAAGGAGGACTGATTGGTATGGGAAAAAGTTCAAAAGAACAATTCGGGGCATATGCCGAAGCGTACGTTACAAGCAACCTTCATGCAAAAGGAAAAGATTTATTCATATTGGAGCAATTAGTGAAAGAGCGTGATTACCAATCTATAATTGATATTGCAACTGGTGGTGGCCATGTAGCGAAGAAATTGGCAGCGTATGCAAAAGACATCGTTGCAGTTGATTTAACACCAGAAATGTTAGCAGTTGCTAAAAAGCACCTAAGTGATGCTGGAATTAATCATGTTCAATATGTAGAGGCATCTGCGGAAAATTTACCTTTTGAAGACGAACGATTTGATTTGGCGGTTAATCGCATTGCGGCTCATCACTTTATAAATGTAACGAAATTTCTAAATGAGACCTATCGTGTACTATCGAAAGAGGGGCGTTTTTTTCTTCTTGATAACGTGGCATTTGAAGATGATGTCGTTGATAACGCCTACAATGAGCTAGAAAAGAAACGCGATGGTAGCCATGTAAGAGCCTATAAGAAATCTCAATGGATTTCAATGGTAGAGCAGGCGGGATTTACGGTCAAGCATATGCATACGTTTGAGAAACCATTCCTTTTTCAAGATTGGACGGATCGAGTTCAGTTTACATCAACTCAAAAGCAAGAACTCTCTAGTTGGATGAATCAGTTACCTGCTAGTGTTAAAGATGCACTCTGTATAAAAGAAGACCACGCAGGTGTGCATTCGTTTAAGGGTCAGTCTATTTTGCTTGAAGCGATCAAAGGATAACTTTCAACGGTATAAGGAAAGGGAAGCAGTCTTCCACTCGTGTTGCGCTCTTTTTCATGTTATGATGAACAAGAGATTACAACAGATGAAAGGATGAGTGAAATGGCTGAATCAGTCGCCCACCTCATTGACCACACGCTTCTTAAAGCGGATGCAACCAAACAACAAATTTTCCATTTATGTGAAGAGGCAAAGCAATACAAGTTTGCTTCTGTCTGTATTCAGCCTTACTGGGTCAAGACCGCAGCTCAGGTTTTAGCCGAAGAGCCAGAAGTGAAAGTGTGTACGGTCATTGGCTTCCCTCTAGGACAAAATACAGCCGCTATTAAAGCGATGGAAACAAAAGATGCTATTGAAAACGGTGCAACAGAAGTTGACATGGTGATCAACATTGCTGCATTAAAAGATCAAGACGACGAAACCGTTCTAGCCGACATAAAAGCAGTGGTAGACGCAGCGAAAAATAAAGCCTTGACGAAAGTTATTATCGAAACGAGCCTTCTTACAAATGAAGAAAAAGAAAGAGCTTGTCGTTTGGCTGTTCAAGCTGGCGCTGATTTCGTGAAAACGTCTACTGGTTTTTCTACAGGTGGTGCTACAGTTGAAGATATTCGTTTAATGCGCACAACAGTAGGTCCGCAAGTAGGGGTGAAAGCGTCTGGTGGTGTCAGAAGTTTAGAGGATGTACAAGCGATGGTTGAAGCAGGAGCTACTCGGATTGGCGCAAGTTCTGGCGTTGCAATTGCGAAAGGGTTAGAAAGCGAATCAACTTATTAAAAAAGCTGGGGAGTAATTTATTCCCCAGCTTTTCTGTTTAAAACAAGGTGTCAATAAATCGTTTATCCTCTTCTGACAACGTAACATTGACGCTTTTCGCATTGTCTAACAGTTGCTCGGCTCGCTTAGCACCTGGAATAATAATATCAATTTCTGGTCTAGCTAAATACCAAGCAAGCACAATATGTGCGATATCAACATGGTGCTTTGCAGCAATTGGTTTTAGTTGATTTACTTTCTCGATGTTTTGTTTGAACGTGGTTCCTTGAAAGTGTCCTTGTTGGTTTCGTAAATCACCATCCGGAAAGACGGTATCTTCTGTATACTTACCAGCTAGAAGTCCAGATACGAGTGGAAAGTAAGGAATAAAAGAAATGGTATGCTTAAGCATATATGGGAAAAGTTCTTTTTCTGCCTCGCGATTCAATAAATTGTATTCGCCTTGATAAACATCAACGTAGCCATCTTGATTCGCCTCTTTTAATTGTTCAATCGAAAAATTTGACACCCCAATGGAACGTATTTTCCCTGCTTCTTTCATTTCTTGGAGGGCGGCAACTGCGTCTCTTTTAGGTGTATCTTTATCTGGAAAGTGAATGTAAAAAAGGTCAATGTAATCAACGTTTAAACGTTTTAGCGCATCATCGACTGACGCTTTAAGAAAGGCTGGCGAGTTATCGAAAACGTACTCATCGCCGTTTTTTCGATGCGCGGCTTTTGTGGCAATGATAACATCTTCTCGTTTGAACTCTTGAAGGACTTCACCGATAAGCTCTTCTGAACGACCTTCACCGTAGATAAAAGCAGTATCAATAAAATCCACTCCGTTTTTAATCCCATCGCGAACTAATGCCTTTCCTTTCGCTTCGTCAAGATTAGGATATAAGTTATGCCCACCAACTGCATTGGCGCCTAATCCGATTGGAAACACATGGATACCTGAATGCCCTAATTCTTTTTTACGCACTTCTATCTCCTCCTAAAAGCTGTAATTGAGTACAATTTTATTTTAAAGGTCTTTATTCGATCGTGCAAAAAATTGAACGAAACGTGCGAATCGATCGACAAAAGGGAGAACAAGCAAGGAACAAATGACATTATAGATTGTACTTGCATGAGCCAGTTGTACACTCGGACTATCACTTAACAATGAAGAAAAATGAGCCAAAAATTCGATAAGTGGATAGAAGAGAAGAGCGCCTAATAGATTAAGCCATATATGGGCGTGAGCAACGAGGCGAGCTGTTTTCCCCGCACCAACACTGGCAATGTAAGCTGTGAAGCATGTGCCAATATTTGCGCCAAGCATGATGGCTACGCCAGATTCACTCGTCAAGCTCATTCCTTCAATAAAACTCATCGCAATGCCAATTGTTGCTGTGCTTGATTGGATAATCGTTGTAATGATAGCTCCAACAGTAATCCCGGCTACATAATGGTCGTTTGTCCACGTGAAGAAGTGTTCTGTAAGCGGTAGTGTGCGTAAGGGCTCTGCAAGACCTTCTAGTCCGTTCATAGATAAGAAAATACAACCAATTCCAAATAACACACAGCCAATGACATAAAAAGAGGTGTGTGACAAAAGCAAGCATAGAAAGCCGATAATTAGAAGTGGAACAGCCAAGTCGGTTATATTAAAAGCGATTAACTCCAATGTGAAGCACGAACCAATATTTGCACCAAGTATTACTCCAATCGAATGTTTAAATTGAATGAAACCAGCGGCAACAAGGCCCACTAATAAAACAGTCACTACCGAACTACTTTGAAAGAGCATTGTTATAAGAATACCAACGATGAGCCCTTTTAATGGAGAATTGGTCGTTTTTATTAAGATCGATTTTACTGTTGACGTTCCGACTTGCAAAAGACCAGATCTTAAGATGTAAATACCAAATAAAAATAAAGCAATAAAGACAATTAATAAGGAAAGAAACTCCTTAACCATGCTGAACATCACCTCGTCATTCCCACTATATGGTCTAAAAAGAAGAAGCATGTCTTTTTTCTTTAGGTAGATATGGATATTGAGATCTTATAGTTGACCATAATCCTTGACTGTATTATAATTACTGCAGACGTGTCATAAGCACGTATTGAGTTTGGTTGTTTTCGGAGGGAGGGAAATAGAATGGCAGAAACTCGTGTTCGCAAAAACGAATCGATTGATGCTGCACTTCGTCGCTTTAAGAGATCGCTCTCTAAAGAAGGAACGTTAGCTGAGGTAAAAAAACGTAAACACTTCGAAAAGCCAAGTGTGAAGCGTAAAAAGAAATCAGAAGCAGCTAGA from Shouchella hunanensis includes these protein-coding regions:
- the hemW gene encoding radical SAM family heme chaperone HemW — protein: MSESIYIHIPFCEHICHYCDFNKVFLENQPVEAYMDALIKEVERSKQAREQVPVKTIYIGGGTPTALTAVQLERLFVALHQLLNLKELIEFSVEVNPDSATTDRLNVMKRFGVNRLSLGVQTFSQPILTEIGRTHSPEGVNEAIQKARKSGFTNLSVDLMLGLPNQSVADFKESLEKALNLGVEHISAYMLKVEKQTVFYNRKKKGTLSLPPEEDDVAMYDLLTETTKAHGLYQYELSNFGKPGYESKHNLVYWNNRSYAGFGAGASGYEDRIRYQNSNPIQKYIDAINEKGNAKYRTHNVSTAEWLEEAVFLGLRKREGIHKKQFYNQYGYELDALFKEEIAIGTRRGLLENGIDYLSLTEEGLLLANEAFELFVASLDESVYS
- the hrcA gene encoding heat-inducible transcriptional repressor HrcA, producing the protein MLTERQLLILHAIVDDYVRSAEPVGSRSISKRADVQFSSATIRNEMADLEELGFLDKPHSSAGRVPSQKGYRYYVDHLLSPHRLTVAERSRLSTIASAKIQAIEEVFQESARILSEMTSYVSIVLGSELLNERLQKIQIVPLEGMKAIVILISETGHIENHIVQLDEHVTTEDLERTVNLLNERLRGVAFSQLQQKIHLELNHLFKAHVRNYKQVLGMLEPTLSPAITEKLIFSGRSNLMEQPEFQDIEKMRMVYKALEEETLLYDWLKTQHVNGLNVSIGNENQLKALDECSIVTASFAINGQHVGTLGVIGPTRMEYRRMLKVVDSLSKNMSKLLTDH
- the grpE gene encoding nucleotide exchange factor GrpE; translation: MPEQNKKEAEEKQEHGTEEVVEEHHSDEQMDEQSDVQEEQEAEVVHPLEVELKEANDRLARTKADYDNFRRRTKEEREAQLKYKSQGLIESLLPALDNFERALAVEPQSDEAKQLLQGMEMVYRQIEEALQNEGVTVIPTEGETFDPHLHQAVMQVEEEGYESNQIVAELQKGYQLKDRVIRHSMVKVNS
- the dnaK gene encoding molecular chaperone DnaK, whose protein sequence is MSKIIGIDLGTTNSCVAVMEGGEATVIPNPEGNRTTPSVVAFKDGERLVGEVAKRQAITNPNTVISIKRHMGTDYKVEVEGKSYSPQELSAIILQKLKSDAEAYLGEKVTKAVITVPAYFNDSQRQATKDAGKIAGLEVDRIVNEPTAAALAYGLEKEEDQTILVYDLGGGTFDVSILELGDGFFEVKATSGDNKLGGDDFDDVIMDHLVAEFKKENGIDLSQDKMAMQRLKDAAEKAKKDLSGVTQTQISLPFITADSTGPKHLEMNLTRAKFDEISSDLVERTLAPTRRALSDAGLSASEIDKVVLVGGSTRIPAVQEAIKRLTGKDSHKGVNPDEVVALGAAIQAGVLTGDVKDVVLLDVTPLSLGIETMGGVFTKLIERNTTIPTSKSQTFSTAADNQPSVDIHVLQGEREMAADNKTLGRFQLNDIPPAPRGVPQIEVSFDIDANGIVNVKAKDLGTNKEQSITITSSSGLSDEDIEKMVQDAEENAEADKKRREQVELRNEADQLVFSTEKTLTDLGDNVDQGEKEKAEAAKDKLKAALESDNEEEIKTAKDELQEIVTALTTKMYEQAAQAAQAQQGAEGENAGQQDDNVVDAEYEEVNDDEKK
- the dnaJ gene encoding molecular chaperone DnaJ, producing MSKRDFYEVLGVSQNASEDEVKKAYRKLARQYHPDVNKEEGAEAKFKEVKEAYDTLSDPQKKAHYDQFGHTDPNQGFGGAGAGDFGGFSDIFDMFFGGQGGGRRNPNAPRQGNDLQYTMTLEFKEAVFGKETEIEIPREENCETCDGSGAKPGTKPETCSHCKGSGQLNVEQNTPFGRVVNRRVCNHCEGTGKMIKDKCTTCHGKGKVRKRKKINVKVPAGIDNGQQLRVSSQGEAGTNGGPAGDLYVVFQVKEHEFFEREGEDIYCEVPLTFPQVALGDEIEVPTLTGKIKLKIPAGTQTGTNFRLKGKGVPNVHGRGQGDQHVQVRVVTPKTLNENEKELMREFAGMSGGRPEEQNDGFFDKLRRAFKGE
- the prmA gene encoding 50S ribosomal protein L11 methyltransferase, whose product is MKWAEFRVHTTQEAVEPVSNILHEEGAAGVAIEDPKDLVTEWSVKFGEVYELSPDDYPTEGVMIKAYFPMNDSFKRTIAEVEDRIKGLVAFDIPIAPGTTGYVEVNDDDWANAWKKYYHPVKVTDQIVIVPTWEDYDKKDHELIIELDPGMAFGTGTHPTTVLSLQALEKTVQKGDAVIDVGTGSGVLALAAWKLGAETIHAYDLDDVAVTSARENFKLNQAESLININQNDLLKNIEPHSAEIVVANILAEVIVTFTDDAYRVVKPGGTFITSGIIERKEQLVKDAIEASGFAIDSIERQEGWVAIIAKKVSE
- a CDS encoding 16S rRNA (uracil(1498)-N(3))-methyltransferase produces the protein MQRYFIANEQMSDTQVTVTGEDAAHIRKVMRMVAGDDIICVNKSGRAVVATITALSEDKVDGDILYEERKQTDLPVNVTLAQGLPKGDKFEFIIQKATELGVHAIIPFIAERSIVKWDEKKMQKKLVRFEKIAKEAAEQSHRSSVPTIFSPLNRQSLVTDLHTYDLCLVCDEDEAKLGRKGVLKEQLEKVAPGMRVLIIVGPEGGMARQEVDQLTEAGAIPCSLGPRILRTETASLYMLAALSYQVEL